Proteins encoded within one genomic window of Pectobacterium araliae:
- a CDS encoding TolC family outer membrane protein, translating into MMRRYHFVLLPLIPFFSTATYAETLQEAIKSTLYTHPEVSASINSRFSAEHDLRAAKGGYLPSITLNAGVGREETDSPSTRASANKRTELSRQESSIALNQTVFDGFATSSEVGRQRATVNSRAYKVLNTSEATALDAVQVYLSVLQRQEFVRLAEANLASHERIYDQIRLRSEQGVGRLADLDQAEARLAQARNNSLTEKTNLDDAKINYMSIVGKVPENLVMPDASAIKLPSSLEEAQRLMLENSPALKSAESDIEATQQQYETSKSTFYPRLNVELSRTMNNNVDGTRGQNNEWQAMLRMRYNLYEGGSTKASMESKAYQVKEAQDVRNNALRLLNEELKLAWSALNNSRQQVPIAAEYADRSMKVRTAYQKQFGLGERTLLDLLDSENELFTAQRRLVEVRFIALYTEYRITSRMGELLDRLAIPTPDAGISLTNVTTQAELPSLN; encoded by the coding sequence ATGATGCGTAGATACCATTTTGTTTTATTACCCCTTATTCCCTTTTTTTCCACAGCGACGTATGCCGAGACGCTCCAAGAAGCAATAAAAAGCACGCTCTACACACACCCCGAAGTGAGCGCATCCATTAATAGCCGCTTTTCTGCCGAACACGACTTACGTGCGGCAAAAGGCGGATACCTTCCCTCCATTACACTGAATGCTGGCGTTGGCCGTGAGGAAACCGATAGCCCCTCAACACGCGCCAGCGCGAATAAACGCACTGAGCTCAGTCGCCAGGAGTCAAGTATCGCTCTGAATCAGACGGTATTTGATGGCTTTGCCACCTCAAGTGAAGTTGGCAGACAGCGTGCCACCGTCAATTCACGTGCCTATAAAGTGTTGAATACCAGTGAAGCGACAGCATTAGATGCCGTTCAGGTGTACCTCAGTGTACTGCAACGCCAAGAATTTGTGCGCCTGGCAGAAGCCAACCTTGCAAGCCATGAGCGCATTTACGATCAAATCAGGCTGCGCAGTGAGCAAGGCGTTGGGCGATTGGCCGACTTGGATCAGGCTGAAGCGCGTTTAGCACAAGCACGCAATAACTCGCTGACAGAAAAAACCAATCTGGATGATGCCAAAATCAACTACATGAGTATTGTGGGGAAAGTACCTGAAAATTTGGTCATGCCCGATGCGTCCGCGATAAAACTCCCCTCCTCGTTGGAGGAAGCCCAACGCCTCATGCTGGAAAATAGCCCGGCACTAAAATCCGCAGAATCGGATATTGAAGCCACTCAGCAGCAATATGAAACATCAAAATCAACCTTTTATCCGCGTCTCAACGTTGAACTCTCTCGCACAATGAATAATAACGTTGATGGGACTCGCGGCCAAAATAATGAGTGGCAAGCGATGCTGCGGATGCGCTACAACCTGTATGAGGGCGGAAGTACCAAGGCCAGCATGGAATCTAAAGCCTATCAGGTAAAGGAAGCACAGGATGTTCGAAATAATGCCCTACGTTTGTTGAATGAAGAGCTTAAGCTAGCCTGGTCAGCGCTAAACAACTCACGTCAACAGGTTCCGATTGCCGCCGAATACGCCGACCGCAGTATGAAAGTACGCACCGCCTATCAGAAGCAATTTGGTCTGGGAGAAAGGACGTTATTGGATTTGCTAGATAGTGAAAACGAGTTGTTCACCGCACAGAGACGACTGGTCGAAGTTCGCTTCATCGCCCTCTATACCGAATATCGGATCACATCGCGTATGGGAGAGTTATTGGATCGTTTAGCGATCCCTACGCCTGATGCAGGTATCAGTTTGACAAACGTGACAACCCAAGCAGAGTTGCCGAGCCTTAATTAA
- a CDS encoding type I secretion system permease/ATPase, giving the protein MKLHSVQETKGSDESVVHEPIVHENSDPRSRHDDPLLDSLLTLCALQGKSVSRTTLTAGLPLANQRLSVKLLPRAAARAGLQGRVLKRSLNKISEMSLPAMLLLREGGAAILLGWNADGSARLMPSETEGGEISVEHNMLQQNYLGLVMFAQPRHQFDLQNQSLIPHTKSWFRDTLKLSRSLYLDAILASLLVNIIALATPLFVMNVYDRVVPNQATATLWVLAVGVTGAFVFDLVLKTLRGICLDIAGKKTDLIISATLFERITGMSMKARPPRVGSFAQNIHEFQSLRDFLSSLTLTTLIDFPFTLLLLLVIGIIGGPLVWVSMLAYPIALLASWAMQKPLSATIEKTMYLASERQATLIETLSCLDAIKVNNAESERQHQWEQTIGSLSKLEMRAKALSSLAVNLTQWFQQFAGVAMIVVGVYMIINGKLSMGGLIACYMLNGRALMPLGQLSGLVSRYQQARLTMQTTEQMMQLPQERSDNEHPLKRESIRGGIEFRDVTFNYPEQKTSSLQSISLTIAPGEKVGVIGRSGSGKSSLQKLIVNLYQPNTGNILIDGVDARQLDVSDLRHNIGYVPQDIQLFSGSLRNNLISGARYVEDEAMLRAAEISGVNEFARLHPDGYNLQVGERGQQLSGGQRQAVAIARALLLDPPILVLDEPTSSMDNTSEDRLKQALAPVIAEKTLLLVTHRVSMLALVDRLVIVDKGKIIADGPKAIVMDALKKGQINASR; this is encoded by the coding sequence ATGAAGTTGCATTCAGTACAAGAGACGAAGGGTTCTGATGAATCGGTCGTTCATGAACCCATCGTCCATGAAAATAGTGACCCTCGCAGCCGTCATGACGACCCATTATTGGATAGTTTGCTGACCCTCTGTGCCTTACAGGGGAAATCCGTCAGCCGAACCACACTCACCGCTGGCTTGCCTTTAGCTAACCAGCGATTATCCGTAAAATTGCTCCCAAGAGCCGCAGCACGAGCAGGATTGCAAGGGCGCGTTCTCAAACGCTCCCTGAATAAGATTTCTGAGATGTCGCTTCCTGCGATGTTGCTGTTACGGGAAGGTGGAGCAGCCATTCTGTTAGGCTGGAACGCCGACGGCAGCGCACGTCTGATGCCAAGTGAAACAGAAGGCGGGGAAATTTCCGTTGAGCATAATATGCTACAACAGAATTACCTTGGCTTAGTGATGTTTGCCCAGCCCCGCCATCAGTTCGATCTGCAAAACCAATCACTCATCCCCCATACCAAATCCTGGTTTAGGGATACTCTCAAGCTTTCACGTTCGCTCTATCTCGATGCCATTCTTGCCAGTTTACTCGTAAACATTATCGCACTTGCCACACCGCTATTCGTGATGAATGTCTATGACAGGGTTGTGCCTAATCAGGCGACAGCGACATTGTGGGTGCTGGCAGTCGGTGTTACTGGTGCTTTTGTTTTCGATTTGGTACTCAAAACGCTACGCGGCATTTGCCTCGATATAGCGGGCAAAAAAACCGATCTGATTATTTCAGCCACGTTATTTGAGCGTATTACTGGAATGTCAATGAAGGCTCGGCCACCACGAGTCGGTAGCTTTGCACAAAATATTCATGAATTTCAGTCGCTCAGAGATTTCTTGTCCTCATTGACGCTGACGACGCTGATCGATTTTCCCTTTACGCTGCTTCTGCTGTTGGTTATCGGCATCATCGGCGGCCCGCTGGTCTGGGTGTCCATGCTAGCCTACCCTATCGCCCTGCTAGCGAGCTGGGCGATGCAAAAACCGCTGTCTGCCACGATTGAAAAAACGATGTATCTTGCCAGTGAACGGCAGGCAACACTGATCGAAACGCTGAGCTGCCTGGATGCGATCAAGGTCAACAATGCAGAAAGCGAACGGCAGCACCAATGGGAACAGACGATTGGCAGTCTGAGCAAGCTGGAAATGCGAGCAAAAGCGTTGTCTTCACTGGCGGTGAACCTGACGCAGTGGTTCCAGCAATTTGCTGGCGTGGCCATGATTGTGGTCGGCGTCTATATGATAATTAACGGTAAACTCAGCATGGGTGGGCTGATTGCCTGTTATATGCTGAACGGCAGAGCACTTATGCCGTTGGGCCAACTGTCTGGGCTGGTCAGCCGTTATCAGCAGGCGCGTTTGACGATGCAAACCACCGAACAGATGATGCAACTACCGCAAGAACGTAGCGATAACGAACATCCTCTGAAGCGCGAGAGTATTCGAGGTGGGATCGAATTTCGCGATGTGACGTTCAACTATCCAGAACAAAAAACCAGTTCATTGCAAAGCATCAGTCTGACCATCGCTCCCGGTGAGAAAGTGGGGGTAATTGGCCGCAGCGGCTCAGGCAAAAGCTCATTGCAAAAGCTGATCGTTAACCTCTACCAGCCCAACACGGGTAATATTCTGATCGACGGTGTTGATGCCCGTCAGTTGGACGTCAGCGATTTACGCCACAATATCGGCTATGTCCCGCAGGATATTCAATTGTTCAGTGGATCGCTGCGTAATAACCTCATTAGCGGTGCGCGTTATGTCGAAGATGAAGCCATGCTAAGAGCCGCTGAAATTTCAGGGGTAAACGAGTTTGCACGCCTGCACCCCGATGGTTACAACCTTCAGGTTGGAGAACGAGGTCAACAACTTTCCGGCGGGCAGCGTCAGGCTGTTGCGATAGCCAGAGCGCTATTGCTTGACCCTCCGATTCTGGTACTTGATGAGCCCACCAGTTCGATGGATAACACCAGCGAAGATAGGTTAAAGCAAGCTCTCGCTCCCGTCATCGCGGAAAAAACGCTGTTGCTGGTTACTCATCGCGTTTCCATGCTGGCGCTGGTCGATCG